One window from the genome of Brachyspira hampsonii encodes:
- a CDS encoding O-acetylhomoserine aminocarboxypropyltransferase/cysteine synthase family protein: MSRELKFETLAAHAGQDSNDIFGSRGVPVYKTTSYLFRDSKHAADLFGLKELGYIYTRLGDPTADVLEKRITAMEGGKASIAVSSGTNAIFYTIITICEAGDEIVSAFNVYGGTYSQFAAILPKLGINTKFVDAKDPANFAKAITDKTKLIFIETISNPSLDFTDIEAVAKIAHDAGIPLVIDATFTTPYLLQTIKHGADIVINSLTKWIGGHGSAIGGIITDSGNFNWQSDKFPLFSQPDSNYHGLRWAYDLPDELKNIAFTLRVRTVPLRNLGACLSPDNSWVFIQGTESLAVRMDRHCSNALKVAEFLEKDDRVEWVRYPGLKNDPSYNTASKYLKDKFGGMVVFGIKGGYEAAVKFIDNIKLFSHLVNVGDVKSLVAHPASTTHSQLSEEELKKGGISKNFIRLSIGIEHIDDILYYLDEALTIANK, translated from the coding sequence ATGTCAAGAGAATTAAAATTTGAAACATTAGCAGCACATGCAGGACAGGATTCTAATGATATATTCGGAAGCAGAGGGGTTCCGGTATACAAAACTACTTCATATCTATTTAGAGATTCAAAACATGCTGCTGATTTATTTGGTTTAAAAGAACTTGGGTATATTTATACAAGACTTGGAGATCCTACAGCAGATGTATTAGAAAAAAGAATTACTGCTATGGAAGGCGGTAAGGCATCTATTGCGGTATCATCTGGAACAAATGCAATATTTTATACTATAATCACTATATGTGAGGCAGGTGATGAAATAGTTTCAGCATTTAATGTATATGGAGGTACATATTCACAATTTGCAGCAATACTTCCTAAACTTGGAATTAATACAAAATTTGTAGATGCTAAAGATCCTGCTAATTTTGCTAAGGCTATCACTGATAAAACTAAATTAATATTTATAGAAACAATTTCAAACCCTTCATTAGATTTTACAGATATTGAAGCAGTTGCAAAAATAGCACATGATGCGGGAATACCTCTAGTTATAGATGCTACTTTTACAACACCTTATCTTTTGCAGACTATCAAACATGGTGCAGATATTGTAATCAACTCACTTACAAAATGGATAGGCGGACATGGAAGTGCTATAGGAGGAATAATCACTGATAGCGGTAATTTTAATTGGCAAAGTGATAAATTCCCTCTATTTTCACAACCTGATTCAAATTATCATGGATTAAGATGGGCTTATGATTTACCAGATGAGCTTAAAAATATAGCATTTACTTTGAGAGTAAGAACTGTACCGCTTAGAAATTTGGGTGCTTGTCTTTCACCTGATAACTCTTGGGTATTCATTCAGGGAACCGAGTCTTTAGCAGTAAGAATGGACAGACATTGTTCTAATGCTTTAAAAGTTGCTGAGTTTTTAGAAAAAGATGATAGAGTTGAATGGGTAAGATATCCTGGTCTTAAAAATGATCCTTCATATAATACAGCAAGTAAATATTTAAAAGATAAATTCGGAGGAATGGTTGTATTCGGTATAAAAGGCGGATATGAAGCTGCAGTTAAATTTATAGATAATATAAAATTATTCTCTCATTTGGTAAATGTCGGAGATGTTAAGAGTTTAGTTGCACATCCTGCTTCTACTACACATTCTCAATTATCTGAAGAAGAATTGAAAAAAGGAGGAATAAGCAAAAACTTTATCAGGCTTTCAATAGGCATAGAACATATTGATGATATACTTTATTATTTAGATGAGGCTTTAACTATAGCAAATAAATAA
- a CDS encoding DUF262 domain-containing protein, translating into MDSIIKYLFNEKYNNDFILDIIYGVNDDNIFYPIDGQQRLTTLFLFHWYIYNCLKEDRTFLSNFSYETRITSANFLSLINSNKINIDFDKDIISNQITSNISFLNYYRKDPTVNGILLVLDEIHKKIQPYIKAVNNKEDIIIRLNNIKFFKLDIKGDYDDLYIKMNSRGKQLTDFEIFKSKIEKFLSENNNGFDEKIDIDWTNFIWDFIKEDINNKDEGYRVDDLFMKLFQFIFEMLYYSQIEIVGKVEDIKKLEIEESSLDFFELFFIHIYDNEKKEYLNKLKVNSIKNEKDQKTTLNKNINFIINIFDILSSLGKCKLETLFNDIFYYNNESENDEDKYNKICTFDDNLNVFNNDNNLFEFTTIRKRILIFSVFKILNYEYLKNKENIIDINNIKNTCFNQLRLIINLLYNTNNLSNNIYYQMKLIDRIIKEDEITVIKDQLDKEKKIENTLFTNDLIESEKRKLDILKYSTDYIKQRIYACENNVFLQGNIDFLLDNRGN; encoded by the coding sequence TTGGATTCTATAATCAAATATTTATTTAATGAAAAATATAATAATGATTTTATATTAGATATTATATACGGAGTTAATGATGATAATATATTTTATCCTATAGACGGTCAGCAAAGATTAACAACATTATTTTTATTTCATTGGTATATTTACAATTGCTTAAAAGAAGATAGAACATTTTTATCAAATTTTTCGTATGAAACTAGAATAACATCTGCAAATTTTTTATCATTGATAAATAGCAATAAAATAAATATAGATTTTGATAAAGATATAATATCAAATCAAATAACAAGTAATATATCATTTTTAAATTATTATAGAAAAGATCCAACTGTTAATGGAATTTTATTAGTATTAGATGAAATTCATAAAAAAATACAACCTTATATTAAAGCAGTCAACAATAAAGAAGATATAATTATAAGATTAAATAATATTAAATTTTTTAAACTTGATATAAAAGGTGATTATGATGATTTGTATATAAAAATGAACTCAAGAGGAAAGCAATTAACAGATTTTGAAATATTTAAATCAAAAATAGAAAAATTCTTATCAGAAAATAATAATGGATTTGATGAAAAAATAGATATAGATTGGACAAACTTTATATGGGATTTTATAAAAGAAGATATAAATAATAAAGATGAAGGTTATAGAGTTGATGATTTATTTATGAAGCTATTTCAATTTATTTTTGAAATGCTTTATTATTCTCAAATAGAAATTGTTGGTAAGGTTGAGGATATTAAAAAATTAGAAATAGAAGAATCAAGTTTAGATTTTTTTGAATTGTTTTTCATTCATATATACGATAATGAAAAAAAAGAATATTTAAATAAATTAAAAGTAAATTCTATAAAAAATGAAAAAGATCAAAAAACAACACTAAACAAAAATATAAATTTTATTATTAATATATTTGATATACTTTCATCACTTGGAAAATGTAAATTGGAAACTTTATTTAATGACATATTTTATTATAATAATGAATCAGAAAACGATGAAGATAAATATAATAAAATTTGTACATTTGATGATAATTTAAATGTATTTAATAATGATAATAATTTATTTGAATTTACTACTATAAGAAAACGTATTTTAATATTTTCTGTATTCAAAATACTCAATTATGAATACTTAAAAAATAAGGAAAATATAATAGATATAAATAATATAAAAAATACGTGCTTTAATCAACTAAGACTTATAATAAATTTATTATATAATACCAATAACTTATCAAATAATATATATTATCAAATGAAGCTGATTGATAGAATCATTAAAGAAGATGAAATTACAGTGATAAAAGATCAGCTTGATAAAGAAAAGAAAATAGAAAATACTTTATTTACAAATGATTTGATAGAGTCTGAAAAAAGAAAATTAGATATATTAAAATATAGTACAGATTATATAAAACAAAGAATTTACGCTTGTGAGAATAATGTATTTTTACAAGGTAATATTGATTTCTTATTAGACAATAGAGGTAATTAA
- a CDS encoding RrF2 family transcriptional regulator — translation MIPISEASAIALHSAVYISIKEFASLKDIAERFDVSSNHLSKVLQALVKAGYLTSLKGPAGGFKIADGKENASFLEIYETIEGKNWQRSCLFHSKCGKYCSSCIMGDLVNDINRKFKNYMESHTIKDHYLLDKDFKINKNR, via the coding sequence ATGATTCCAATATCAGAAGCATCAGCTATAGCTCTGCACTCTGCAGTATATATATCTATTAAAGAGTTTGCATCTCTTAAAGATATAGCAGAAAGATTTGATGTTTCGTCTAATCATTTGTCGAAAGTTCTTCAGGCACTTGTAAAGGCAGGGTATCTTACTTCATTAAAAGGACCTGCAGGCGGATTTAAAATTGCTGATGGTAAAGAAAATGCTTCTTTTTTGGAGATATACGAAACTATAGAGGGTAAAAATTGGCAGAGAAGCTGTTTGTTTCATTCTAAATGCGGTAAATACTGCTCAAGCTGCATAATGGGTGATTTAGTTAATGATATAAACAGAAAGTTCAAAAACTATATGGAAAGCCATACAATCAAAGATCATTATTTATTGGATAAGGATTTCAAGATAAATAAAAACAGATGA
- the metX gene encoding homoserine O-acetyltransferase MetX, producing the protein MKNIKNRKEHKNNEQENNEIKYLNYDKAFKFENGASINELTIAYTVNGHLNVNKDNAILVCHAFTGDADVLSWWENFVGKKKAIDTDKYFVICSNVLGGCSGTTGPSSKKPNSNSYYGTDFPTFTIKDIVKVQKILVDSLGINKLYCVAGGSMGGMQVLQWTASYPQMMEKAIVIASSMSHSPMQIALNEIARQAITEDTEWYGGKYYGMSTPDRGLALARMLGHITYMSEEYMRKKFGRKRKRAVKYFTPSFEVENYLHYNGEKFTARFDANSFLYLTKAMDFFDVKDEIKKIKYKKNISLEKVLVISFISDWLYPSTQSAEIVSAYQHSSIDTIFYEIESNYGHDAFLLKNTEQTKYIKNFLNN; encoded by the coding sequence ATGAAGAATATAAAAAACAGAAAAGAACATAAAAACAATGAACAGGAAAACAATGAAATTAAATATCTTAATTATGATAAGGCTTTCAAATTTGAAAATGGAGCTTCAATAAATGAATTAACTATAGCATATACAGTAAACGGACATTTAAATGTTAATAAAGATAATGCTATTCTAGTATGTCATGCTTTCACAGGAGATGCTGATGTTCTCTCTTGGTGGGAGAATTTCGTTGGTAAGAAAAAGGCAATAGATACAGATAAATATTTTGTAATATGTTCTAATGTTTTAGGTGGCTGCAGCGGAACAACAGGACCTTCTTCTAAAAAGCCAAATAGTAATTCATATTATGGTACGGATTTTCCTACTTTCACGATTAAAGATATAGTAAAAGTACAAAAAATATTAGTTGATAGTTTAGGAATAAATAAACTTTATTGTGTTGCAGGCGGCTCCATGGGAGGCATGCAGGTATTACAATGGACGGCTTCTTATCCTCAGATGATGGAAAAAGCAATAGTAATAGCAAGCTCTATGAGTCATTCTCCTATGCAGATAGCTTTAAATGAAATAGCAAGACAGGCAATAACCGAAGATACTGAATGGTACGGAGGAAAATATTATGGTATGTCTACTCCTGACAGAGGACTTGCTTTGGCCAGAATGCTCGGACATATTACATACATGAGTGAAGAGTATATGAGAAAAAAATTCGGAAGAAAGAGAAAAAGAGCTGTTAAATATTTCACACCTTCTTTTGAAGTAGAAAATTATCTTCATTATAACGGAGAAAAATTTACTGCAAGATTCGATGCAAATAGTTTTTTATATCTTACCAAAGCTATGGATTTCTTTGATGTTAAAGATGAAATAAAAAAAATAAAATATAAAAAGAATATTAGTTTAGAAAAAGTTCTTGTTATATCTTTTATATCAGATTGGCTTTATCCAAGCACACAGTCAGCAGAGATAGTTTCTGCCTATCAGCATTCTAGTATAGATACTATATTTTATGAAATAGAATCTAATTACGGACATGATGCTTTTTTACTTAAGAATACAGAACAGACTAAATATATAAAAAATTTTTTAAATAATTAA
- a CDS encoding DUF262 domain-containing protein: protein MYRWRGENGEVQALLEYIKEFIENKKGDEKYCLNPIAVKKDDNKEQYNLVDGQQRLTTIYLILKYLNNIKLNNGNPEQFKFTLKYETKSNESFLDEIKENCYKQNIDYYYIFEAYKYIDIWFKKNENNQIEKKNFKENFKKNLLKNVNIIWYNIGGDDENETFQRLNAGKISLTNSELIKAIILRYSHQNNLSEDIRKLEQINMANQWENIEIELDNNDFWYFICKDKKLSYKYNVRIDFLFHIIYESEIVRIDDNEEYKIFRHFYEKINNPNGYNLKSIWEYIVSYFYILKEWYEDNQIYNDLGFLITESNRTISDFLKKYKNSESRYSFKIEIKNMIKNIICGKNIDDKEKLDNIGSIIIKLNYSDKDKVKKLLLLFNIIESSKENIRFSFEKYKNISKWSIEHIYARNSEDLSDNQKIVFVKDHIEYLKNNAEKYFEEYKQEQSNENEIKISLELIKNMKSENEYKTYFEDICSLVYFIERKLSEQYIDKEQEYVDNNDLDNIQNLALLDSDSNSSLNNSIFQIKIKKIKEFLKDPKKYIPIATKNVFLKYYTKEAKQILFWSNTDMNNYIEYIVNSVQEYLNTNGEIYE from the coding sequence GTGTATAGATGGAGAGGTGAAAATGGAGAAGTTCAGGCTTTATTGGAATATATAAAAGAATTTATAGAAAATAAAAAAGGAGATGAAAAGTATTGTCTTAACCCTATAGCTGTAAAAAAAGATGATAATAAAGAACAATATAATTTAGTAGACGGACAGCAAAGATTAACTACCATTTATTTGATATTAAAATATTTAAATAATATTAAACTTAATAATGGAAATCCTGAACAATTTAAATTTACTTTAAAATATGAAACAAAATCAAATGAAAGCTTTTTAGATGAAATTAAAGAAAATTGTTATAAACAAAACATAGACTATTATTATATTTTTGAAGCTTATAAATATATAGATATTTGGTTTAAAAAAAATGAAAATAATCAAATAGAGAAAAAAAACTTTAAAGAAAACTTTAAGAAAAACTTATTAAAGAATGTAAATATAATATGGTATAATATAGGAGGCGATGATGAAAATGAAACTTTTCAAAGGCTTAATGCTGGTAAAATATCTTTGACTAATTCTGAATTAATAAAGGCTATAATTTTAAGATATTCTCATCAAAATAACTTATCAGAAGATATAAGAAAATTGGAACAGATTAATATGGCTAATCAATGGGAAAATATAGAAATAGAACTTGATAATAATGATTTTTGGTATTTTATTTGCAAAGATAAAAAATTATCATATAAATATAATGTTAGAATAGACTTTTTATTCCATATCATATATGAATCCGAAATAGTCCGTATTGATGATAATGAAGAGTATAAAATATTTAGGCATTTTTATGAAAAAATTAATAATCCTAATGGTTATAACTTAAAAAGTATATGGGAATATATAGTTTCATATTTTTATATTTTAAAAGAATGGTATGAAGATAATCAAATTTATAATGATTTAGGTTTTTTAATTACAGAAAGTAATAGAACTATTAGTGATTTTCTAAAAAAATATAAAAATTCAGAAAGTAGATATAGTTTTAAAATAGAAATAAAGAATATGATAAAAAATATAATATGTGGAAAAAATATTGATGATAAAGAAAAACTAGATAATATAGGCTCTATAATAATAAAATTAAATTATAGTGATAAAGATAAAGTAAAGAAATTATTATTATTATTTAATATAATAGAGAGTTCTAAAGAAAATATTAGATTTAGTTTTGAAAAATATAAAAATATATCCAAGTGGAGCATAGAGCATATTTATGCAAGAAACTCTGAAGATTTAAGCGATAATCAAAAAATAGTATTTGTTAAAGACCATATAGAATATCTTAAAAATAATGCAGAGAAGTATTTTGAAGAATACAAACAAGAACAATCAAATGAAAATGAAATAAAAATATCTTTGGAATTAATAAAAAATATGAAATCAGAAAATGAGTATAAAACATATTTTGAAGATATATGCAGTTTAGTTTATTTTATAGAAAGGAAATTAAGTGAACAATATATAGATAAAGAACAAGAATATGTAGATAATAATGATTTAGATAATATTCAGAATTTAGCTTTACTTGATTCTGATTCAAATTCTTCTTTAAATAATTCTATATTTCAAATAAAAATAAAAAAAATAAAAGAATTTTTAAAAGATCCAAAAAAATATATTCCTATAGCAACAAAAAATGTATTTTTAAAATATTATACAAAGGAAGCAAAACAGATATTATTTTGGTCTAATACTGACATGAATAATTATATTGAATATATAGTAAATAGTGTTCAAGAATATTTAAATACAAATGGAGAAATATATGAATAA